The sequence GTGAGCAGCCAGTTTGGCAAGAGTAGTGGTTTTCCCCGAACCGGTGGGTCCGACAAACGCCACTACCACCGGCCCACTTCTTTTTAGCTTCAGCGGTCCTGCGACAGGAAAACACTCTGTAATTAAGTTTGTAAATCTACTCTCCAGCAGCACATCTGAATGAGAAGTATCTATCCCTTTCAACCTGCTGATCAGTTTATCGGCGATATCCGGTTTCACCTCAGCATCTACCAATCTTTTATGCAGTACAGCCAATCCGCCGGAATAACCATTATCCTTTTTTTCGCTTACTGCATTTTTTTCCAGAACTCCTTTTATGAGAGTCCTCAGTTCATTTATGTTCTCTTTTATCTCGTTTATCTGTTCCTTGTCATCGGAGACTGCCGGGATAACCTGGGTTTCTCTCAAAGGTACTGAGGATACCCTCATCCCCTGAGGTCTCCAGGGCTTGACCTCAGGAGCTCCGGGTTGGTCAAGATCAATAATATTAGAAGTGCGGGGACGCGAATAGACACCTGTATTGTTCATCTGTAACGGCTTAAAGCTCTCCGGTCTGGAGCTCTCGTCAACAGCCGCAGTCACTTCGACCTCATCCTGTGCACCCAGAGAGAACACCTTTCTGGGAAGTTTCCTGGACTTAAGGATAATCGCATCCTCTCCCAGTTCTTCCTTTATCTGCAGAAGAGCCTCTCTCATGCTTCTGGCTACATACTTTTTTATTCTCATATCACTCCATCAGCCGTCCATTGCCCGACTCACAATGAAATCATCCCCAGTGACCTTATCTCTATTCCAGGTACGATCTCATTATATGAAAGTACTATCAGATCACTGTAATTTATCTCAGTCAATCTCCTGAAAGCTCCGCGGATTGCAGGTGAACAGATTACAACAGGTACCTCCCCGGAGATCTTTACTTTCTCTATGATTTCCCCGCAGGCATCAAGAATTCTTCCTACATCACCCGGAGCAAGTGCAAAGCGAAATCCAGATTCCGTTTCCTGAAGTGATCCTTCAAGCTTGGCCTCAAGGTTGGGATCAAGTGATATAACCGGAATCAGGTTGTTTTCGTTTTTGTAAGTCTCACATATCTGTGGAGCAAGAGAATTGCGTACATATTCGGTAAGTATCTCCGGATTTTTGTTTCTGGGTGCTACATTGGCCAAAGTCTCGAGAATAAGAAGGAGGTCCCGGATAGAAACTCTTTCCCTGAGGAGATTCTGCAGCACTTTGTGC is a genomic window of Fibrobacter sp. containing:
- the flhF gene encoding flagellar biosynthesis protein FlhF, which produces MRIKKYVARSMREALLQIKEELGEDAIILKSRKLPRKVFSLGAQDEVEVTAAVDESSRPESFKPLQMNNTGVYSRPRTSNIIDLDQPGAPEVKPWRPQGMRVSSVPLRETQVIPAVSDDKEQINEIKENINELRTLIKGVLEKNAVSEKKDNGYSGGLAVLHKRLVDAEVKPDIADKLISRLKGIDTSHSDVLLESRFTNLITECFPVAGPLKLKRSGPVVVAFVGPTGSGKTTTLAKLAAHCCINKGKRVSIITADTYRIAAIEQIRTFADIVKVGLQVVFSSEEIPAAMRECAEDDLVFVDTAGRSQRNTEHMEELKGLIDTLHPDEVHLVLSATTKDSDLLDIVKRYKSININRLLFTKLDETVKVGSIFNLVSEVKIPVSYFTFGQSVPDDIELARPAGFVARLWEDNNK
- a CDS encoding FHIPEP family type III secretion protein, which encodes HKVLQNLLRERVSIRDLLLILETLANVAPRNKNPEILTEYVRNSLAPQICETYKNENNLIPVISLDPNLEAKLEGSLQETESGFRFALAPGDVGRILDACGEIIEKVKISGEVPVVICSPAIRGAFRRLTEINYSDLIVLSYNEIVPGIEIRSLGMISL